A portion of the endosymbiont of Galathealinum brachiosum genome contains these proteins:
- a CDS encoding transcriptional regulator: MNNSHSTRFLFGWALIGLLIAGVVIAFSTLDFNVLRPIQKKIIRSHDSYADAVNKAAISVVSINAYHLVKEEKSLLPDNQNSNNNDQPKFKVRPNKGSGVIINSAGYIVTNNHVVGGAQRIEVVLHNGRRLEAQIIGLDPDTDLAVISTQLKQLPAVAIADSNKTRVGDIVLAIGNPFGIGQTVTQGIISATGRDRVGLNTYENFIQTDAAINKGNSGGALINTRGEILGINSAIYSQTGNYLGISFAIPINLVTDVVKQIINNGEVIRGWLGVEGVDLSQQMLERIGLPDIQGVLITDVFDRGPAEMSGLRVGDIITHINTHVIRDTRDVLNAIADGHPGDRIQINGIRERQSFSTQATLEQRPKE, from the coding sequence ATGAACAATTCACATTCTACACGTTTTCTTTTTGGCTGGGCTCTTATCGGCCTGTTAATTGCCGGTGTCGTTATTGCTTTTTCTACATTAGATTTCAATGTACTTCGACCTATACAGAAAAAAATAATCAGAAGCCATGACAGTTATGCCGATGCGGTAAATAAAGCAGCCATATCTGTCGTTAGCATCAATGCATACCACCTTGTAAAAGAAGAAAAAAGCTTATTACCAGACAATCAAAATTCAAACAATAATGATCAGCCAAAATTTAAAGTAAGACCCAATAAAGGCTCAGGCGTAATCATTAATTCCGCAGGGTATATTGTAACTAATAATCATGTTGTAGGAGGTGCCCAGAGAATAGAAGTCGTACTCCATAATGGCCGCCGACTGGAAGCCCAAATAATTGGACTAGATCCGGACACTGATCTTGCTGTGATCTCTACACAACTAAAACAACTACCTGCTGTTGCCATTGCTGACAGCAACAAAACACGCGTAGGCGACATTGTTCTTGCCATTGGAAACCCATTTGGCATTGGACAAACTGTCACCCAGGGAATTATCAGTGCAACAGGTCGTGATCGGGTCGGATTAAATACCTATGAAAATTTCATACAAACCGATGCCGCTATTAATAAAGGAAATTCCGGTGGTGCACTCATAAATACCCGAGGTGAAATACTTGGAATCAATTCGGCCATATACAGTCAGACAGGAAACTATCTGGGTATCAGCTTTGCAATCCCTATCAATCTCGTTACAGACGTTGTAAAACAAATCATTAATAATGGTGAAGTAATTCGTGGCTGGCTAGGAGTTGAAGGCGTTGATCTGAGCCAGCAAATGTTAGAGCGCATTGGCTTACCTGATATTCAAGGGGTTTTAATTACCGATGTATTTGATCGTGGCCCTGCGGAAATGAGCGGTTTAAGGGTTGGTGATATAATCACACATATTAATACTCATGTAATTCGAGACACTCGTGACGTATTAAACGCCATTGCTGACGGACATCCAGGAGACAGAATTCAGATTAACGGAATTCGTGAACGACAAAGCTTTAGCACCCAGGCGACACTGGAACAAAGACCTAAAGAATAA
- a CDS encoding histidinol-phosphate transaminase — translation MAKSKDLIRKDIQALNAYHVPDPGDMIKLDAMENPYHMPEALMDEWLELIRHTEINRYPDPSASKLSAVLKSYMGVPQNNSSDNAIILGNGSDELIQIMAMAVAQPGRKILAPEPGFVMYNMIATFTGLDYVGVPLSEDFSLNMPAMLESIKKYQPALIFLAYPNNPTGNLFADDEIVQILKAAEGLVVVDEAYHPFACTSFMPRLGEFDNLLVMRTVSKMGLAGLRLGLLAGPDKWISQFDKIRLPYNINILTQVSAEFALKHADVFEQQAATIREQREWLFDELSEFSQFKVFPSSANFILLRVLEGDASEIFEELKKRNILIKNSHSAGGVLTQCLRVTVGKPEENMELIKALKDII, via the coding sequence ATGGCAAAATCAAAAGATTTAATTCGTAAAGATATTCAAGCGTTAAATGCTTATCATGTGCCAGATCCAGGAGATATGATAAAACTGGACGCGATGGAAAATCCTTATCATATGCCGGAGGCATTGATGGATGAATGGCTGGAGTTGATCAGGCACACAGAAATAAATCGTTACCCTGACCCTTCAGCAAGCAAGCTTTCTGCTGTTCTCAAGTCGTACATGGGGGTGCCTCAGAATAATTCAAGTGACAATGCGATAATCTTAGGTAATGGCTCTGATGAGTTAATTCAAATTATGGCAATGGCCGTCGCACAACCGGGCAGAAAAATCCTTGCTCCTGAACCGGGTTTTGTTATGTATAACATGATTGCGACTTTTACGGGTCTGGATTATGTTGGTGTGCCTTTAAGTGAGGATTTCTCTTTAAATATGCCTGCAATGCTTGAGTCGATTAAAAAGTATCAGCCCGCGTTAATTTTTCTCGCGTATCCTAATAATCCGACGGGAAATTTATTTGCTGATGATGAAATTGTACAGATATTAAAAGCGGCGGAAGGCTTGGTCGTAGTAGATGAGGCCTATCATCCTTTTGCGTGCACTAGTTTTATGCCCAGATTAGGTGAGTTTGATAATTTATTAGTCATGCGCACAGTTTCAAAAATGGGGCTTGCGGGTTTACGTTTAGGTTTGTTGGCGGGACCTGATAAATGGATTTCACAATTTGATAAAATTCGATTGCCATATAATATCAATATTCTTACGCAGGTCTCCGCTGAATTTGCACTGAAACATGCTGATGTGTTTGAGCAGCAAGCGGCAACAATTCGTGAACAACGTGAATGGTTATTTGATGAGTTGAGTGAATTTTCTCAGTTTAAGGTCTTTCCGAGTAGTGCGAATTTTATTTTATTGAGGGTGTTGGAAGGTGATGCTTCAGAAATTTTCGAGGAATTGAAAAAGCGAAATATTTTAATTAAAAATTCACATTCTGCTGGTGGTGTCTTAACTCAGTGTTTACGAGTTACCGTTGGAAAGCCAGAGGAAAATATGGAATTGATTAAAGCGCTTAAAGATATTATTTAA
- a CDS encoding heat-shock protein Hsp20, with amino-acid sequence MSLTQHNPWNLFDQLQHELNRTHSHSHKLAANGDIVTSDWTPAVDIKEEDNQFLLIADIPGVDPENIDIHMENGILTIKGERNSELKTEHDGFKRIERKHGVFYRRFTMPEGVNPEGIDAKSNNGVLTVSIPKQEAVKPRKITVN; translated from the coding sequence ATGAGCCTGACACAACATAACCCCTGGAATCTTTTTGATCAACTTCAACATGAATTAAATCGAACTCATTCGCACAGTCATAAACTTGCTGCCAATGGAGATATTGTAACCAGTGACTGGACTCCTGCCGTTGACATCAAAGAAGAAGATAATCAATTTCTTTTAATTGCAGATATACCAGGTGTTGATCCAGAAAATATCGATATACATATGGAAAACGGAATACTCACCATAAAAGGCGAAAGAAATTCTGAATTAAAAACTGAACATGATGGATTTAAACGAATAGAAAGAAAACACGGTGTTTTTTATCGTCGCTTCACCATGCCTGAAGGCGTTAACCCGGAAGGAATTGATGCAAAAAGTAACAATGGTGTATTAACTGTATCAATTCCAAAGCAGGAAGCAGTTAAACCAAGAAAGATAACTGTGAATTAA
- the hisD gene encoding histidinol dehydrogenase: MIDIAQLKSSQSDFWQQLDKTLAWESVSDEQVFNTVNGILNDVKKRGDTAVVEYTNKFDRMTVGGMSELEIPKSRLDESLKKIPSAQREALEKAAARVRAYAEHQKIESWDYTEDDGTFLGQQVTPMDRAGLYVPGGKAAYPSSVLMNAIPAKVAGVPELIMVVPTPDGEVNDLVFAAAAIAGVDRVFAIGGAQAVAALAYGTETIPQVDKIVGPGNIYVATAKRMVFGAAGIDMIAGPSEICVVCDGKTDADWIAMDLFSQAEHDEDAQSILVCPDADYIEQVKTSIEKLIKEMPRAEIIKKSLIERGVIIEVQDIDEAIKVANYIAPEHLELSIDNARERAKEIRHAGAIFIGRYTAEALGDYCAGPNHVLPTSRTARFSSPLGVYDFQKRSSLIDCSAEGASELAKVASVLAHGEGLTAHARSAEYRIKD; the protein is encoded by the coding sequence ATGATTGATATCGCACAATTAAAGTCATCACAGTCTGATTTCTGGCAACAACTGGATAAAACATTAGCATGGGAGTCTGTATCTGATGAGCAGGTTTTTAATACCGTTAATGGCATTTTAAATGACGTTAAAAAACGTGGTGATACTGCAGTTGTTGAATACACTAACAAGTTTGATCGAATGACAGTTGGTGGGATGTCTGAACTGGAAATACCAAAATCCAGATTAGATGAGTCACTTAAAAAAATTCCATCAGCACAGCGTGAAGCGCTTGAAAAAGCCGCAGCCCGTGTGCGTGCCTATGCAGAACATCAGAAAATTGAATCCTGGGATTACACAGAAGATGACGGTACATTTTTAGGTCAGCAGGTAACGCCTATGGATAGAGCCGGTCTCTATGTGCCTGGTGGAAAAGCGGCGTATCCTTCGTCAGTTCTTATGAATGCTATTCCTGCAAAAGTTGCCGGTGTACCCGAATTAATTATGGTCGTACCAACACCTGATGGTGAGGTAAATGATCTGGTTTTTGCTGCAGCTGCTATTGCCGGCGTTGATCGTGTATTTGCGATCGGTGGAGCACAGGCTGTTGCCGCTCTGGCTTACGGTACCGAAACCATTCCGCAGGTTGATAAAATTGTTGGTCCGGGAAATATTTATGTCGCAACAGCTAAGCGTATGGTGTTTGGTGCGGCGGGTATCGACATGATTGCCGGACCATCAGAAATCTGTGTAGTGTGTGATGGAAAAACAGATGCAGACTGGATCGCCATGGATTTGTTTTCTCAGGCAGAACATGATGAAGATGCGCAGTCTATTCTGGTTTGCCCGGATGCAGATTATATCGAACAGGTTAAAACCAGCATTGAAAAATTAATTAAAGAAATGCCTCGTGCTGAAATTATTAAAAAATCTCTCATCGAGCGAGGTGTAATAATTGAAGTGCAGGATATTGATGAAGCAATTAAGGTTGCTAATTATATTGCGCCAGAGCATCTGGAGCTATCCATAGATAATGCTCGAGAGAGAGCAAAAGAAATTCGTCATGCGGGTGCCATATTTATTGGTCGTTATACCGCAGAGGCGTTAGGTGATTATTGTGCCGGCCCAAATCACGTTTTACCGACATCACGGACAGCGCGTTTTTCATCACCATTGGGTGTATATGATTTTCAGAAGCGTTCCAGTTTGATTGATTGTTCTGCAGAAGGTGCATCTGAACTGGCTAAAGTAGCATCTGTATTAGCGCATGGCGAAGGTTTAACTGCGCATGCTCGCTCTGCTGAATATCGTATTAAAGATTAA
- a CDS encoding ATP phosphoribosyltransferase, giving the protein MSKNITIALSKGRIFKETLPLLEAAGITPKDDPEKSRKLILDTNQDDVKLVIIRATDVPTYVQYGAADIGVAGKDVLMEHGGDGLYELVDLHIAKCKLMTAGMVDYKPHGGRLRVATKFVNVARQYFAEQGQQVEVIKLYGSMELGPIVGLSDLIVDVVDTGNTLKANGLKPMDHIADVSSRLIVNKASLKVKHDRIQQMVEQMKKAVNK; this is encoded by the coding sequence ATGAGTAAAAATATAACCATCGCCTTGTCGAAAGGCAGAATATTTAAAGAAACATTACCGTTGCTAGAAGCGGCGGGAATTACACCTAAAGATGACCCGGAAAAAAGCCGTAAGTTAATTCTTGATACTAATCAGGATGATGTGAAACTGGTTATTATCCGTGCCACTGATGTTCCAACATATGTGCAGTATGGGGCAGCAGACATAGGTGTAGCAGGTAAAGATGTTTTAATGGAGCATGGTGGTGATGGTTTATATGAGCTGGTCGATTTGCATATTGCAAAATGTAAATTAATGACAGCGGGCATGGTTGATTATAAACCGCATGGCGGACGTTTAAGAGTAGCAACAAAATTCGTGAATGTTGCACGACAGTATTTTGCTGAACAGGGCCAGCAGGTTGAAGTCATTAAGCTATATGGATCTATGGAGCTGGGTCCAATCGTAGGACTGTCTGATTTAATTGTTGATGTGGTCGATACGGGTAATACACTTAAGGCTAACGGCTTAAAACCGATGGATCACATAGCGGATGTAAGTTCCCGATTAATCGTTAATAAAGCATCATTAAAAGTTAAACATGATCGTATTCAGCAAATGGTTGAGCAGATGAAAAAGGCCGTGAACAAATGA
- the murA gene encoding UDP-N-acetylglucosamine 1-carboxyvinyltransferase, protein MNKLLIKGGVTLNGEVRISGAKNAVLPILAATLLAEGTSIVQNVPHLHDVTTTVALLGSMGVSVTVDETMSIEVDVSTMTTQVAPYDLVRTMRSSILVLGPLLARYGYAEVSLPGGCAIGSRPVNIHIKGMQEMGADIEVKNGYIIARADRLKGARIVMDMVTVTGTENLMMAAVLAEGTTILENAAREPEVTDLANFLNKMGAKISGTGTDTLTIEGVESLQGTTYKVVPDRIETGTFLVAAAITGGKVKVKDTDPTLLDAVLVKLRDAGAVIECGEDWIELDMQGNRPKAVNVRTAPYPAFPTDMQAQFTALNVVAEGTGTIVETIFENRFMHVQELQRMGANIEVEGNTAIVRGVDELNAAPIMATDLRASASLILAGLVAQGETEVLRIYHIDRGYELIEEKLSYLGAEIHRVAE, encoded by the coding sequence ATGAATAAGCTGTTAATCAAGGGTGGCGTCACCCTAAACGGAGAGGTTCGTATCTCCGGCGCAAAAAATGCGGTATTGCCAATATTAGCGGCCACCTTGCTGGCTGAGGGTACATCTATTGTGCAAAATGTACCTCATTTACATGATGTAACAACAACCGTTGCACTGCTGGGCAGTATGGGGGTTTCTGTTACTGTGGATGAGACCATGAGTATCGAAGTAGATGTTTCTACAATGACAACTCAGGTTGCGCCCTATGATCTGGTACGCACCATGCGTTCCTCTATACTGGTTCTAGGTCCACTGCTTGCGCGTTATGGTTATGCAGAGGTTTCATTGCCTGGTGGTTGTGCTATTGGTTCTCGCCCTGTCAATATCCATATTAAGGGTATGCAGGAGATGGGGGCTGATATAGAAGTTAAAAATGGTTATATCATTGCACGCGCTGATCGCCTGAAAGGTGCACGTATTGTGATGGATATGGTAACGGTTACCGGCACAGAAAATTTGATGATGGCAGCGGTATTAGCAGAAGGCACGACCATTCTGGAAAATGCTGCACGGGAACCTGAAGTAACCGATCTGGCAAACTTTTTAAATAAAATGGGTGCTAAAATTTCTGGTACTGGTACGGATACATTAACCATTGAAGGTGTTGAATCCTTGCAGGGTACTACTTATAAAGTGGTACCAGATAGAATTGAAACAGGAACATTTCTGGTTGCAGCAGCTATAACCGGCGGTAAGGTGAAGGTAAAAGATACCGACCCTACCTTACTGGATGCGGTACTGGTTAAGTTACGTGATGCCGGCGCCGTTATAGAATGTGGTGAAGACTGGATTGAGCTGGATATGCAGGGTAATCGTCCTAAAGCAGTCAATGTTCGAACTGCTCCCTATCCTGCTTTTCCAACGGATATGCAGGCACAGTTTACGGCGCTTAATGTGGTTGCTGAAGGTACGGGAACTATTGTAGAAACTATTTTCGAAAACCGATTTATGCATGTGCAGGAATTACAGCGCATGGGTGCAAATATTGAAGTTGAAGGTAATACGGCTATTGTTCGTGGTGTTGATGAATTAAATGCAGCACCAATTATGGCAACCGATCTACGTGCATCTGCAAGTTTGATTCTTGCGGGTTTAGTTGCACAGGGTGAAACAGAAGTTTTACGTATTTATCATATAGATCGTGGATACGAACTGATTGAAGAAAAACTATCGTATCTTGGTGCAGAAATTCACCGGGTTGCGGAGTAA
- a CDS encoding toluene tolerance protein yields MKRISYRVVKLILPSLHWCLSRLLVSFFILRLRKNRINRILGSIMMKNLSKLLLAIFVSSFAFNSYAGNVQPDELIKQTSEKVLSALEQNKEKYDSRPEEIFKLVNDIILPHLDFRAMSKLALGKNWRKANDEQQIRFTEAFKTMLIRTYSKSLTEYAGQEIEFLPYRPPAEGKRTTKVKTVINQGTGPDIPIIYSLRIKNNIWKVYDIKIDGISLVTNYRNSFASDIRKVGIDGLINKLLAKSSDKQNKA; encoded by the coding sequence ATGAAGAGAATCTCGTACAGGGTGGTGAAATTGATATTACCCAGTCTGCACTGGTGCTTGAGCAGGTTATTGGTCAGTTTCTTTATTCTAAGGCTCAGGAAGAATAGAATAAACCGTATATTGGGAAGTATTATGATGAAAAACCTATCTAAATTATTGTTGGCTATATTTGTTAGCTCGTTTGCTTTTAACAGTTATGCAGGCAATGTTCAGCCGGATGAGTTGATTAAGCAAACGTCCGAAAAAGTGCTTAGTGCGCTGGAGCAAAATAAAGAAAAGTATGATTCCCGGCCGGAAGAAATATTCAAACTGGTAAATGACATTATATTGCCGCATCTGGATTTTCGTGCCATGAGTAAACTGGCGCTGGGTAAAAACTGGCGTAAGGCAAATGATGAGCAGCAGATTCGGTTTACCGAAGCCTTTAAAACAATGTTAATTCGTACCTACAGTAAGTCGTTAACAGAGTATGCGGGGCAGGAAATTGAATTTCTACCTTATCGTCCGCCTGCAGAGGGTAAGCGAACAACCAAGGTGAAAACAGTGATTAACCAGGGTACAGGACCTGATATTCCTATTATCTATAGTTTGCGTATTAAGAATAATATCTGGAAAGTATATGATATTAAAATTGATGGCATTAGTCTGGTAACCAATTACCGCAATAGTTTTGCTTCAGATATTCGAAAAGTAGGCATTGATGGTCTGATTAACAAACTACTGGCTAAATCTTCAGATAAGCAGAATAAAGCCTAG
- the mlaD gene encoding outer membrane lipid asymmetry maintenance protein MlaD has translation MNTRNIEILVGGFVVLAVIAMVMLSLKVSNLASYGDDEDAYEIIAQFDNIGGLKERSPVSAGGVRVGKVSAIDYNNEEFTAVVTMQIQGGYQFPIDTSASILTAGLLGEQYVGLEPGGDEENLVQGGEIDITQSALVLEQVIGQFLYSKAQEE, from the coding sequence ATGAATACTCGAAATATAGAAATTCTGGTTGGTGGCTTTGTCGTACTGGCTGTCATCGCCATGGTGATGTTATCACTTAAGGTCAGTAATCTGGCGAGTTATGGTGATGATGAAGACGCTTATGAAATAATTGCCCAGTTTGACAATATTGGTGGTTTAAAAGAGCGTTCACCTGTTAGTGCTGGTGGTGTGCGTGTGGGTAAGGTTTCAGCTATTGATTATAACAACGAAGAGTTTACAGCTGTTGTGACTATGCAAATTCAAGGTGGTTATCAGTTCCCGATTGATACATCTGCAAGTATTTTAACCGCCGGTTTGCTGGGAGAGCAGTATGTAGGGCTTGAGCCAGGCGGAGATGAAGAGAATCTCGTACAGGGTGGTGAAATTGATATTACCCAGTCTGCACTGGTGCTTGAGCAGGTTATTGGTCAGTTTCTTTATTCTAAGGCTCAGGAAGAATAG
- the mlaE gene encoding lipid asymmetry maintenance ABC transporter permease subunit MlaE produces the protein MGDMLQKVGYKTLSRFSRVGRATLFLWQVLLSLPYMIQRPKLLIRQLYYVGVQTLLIILVAGLFVGMVLALQAYIVLVDFGAEDSISLMVSLSILRELGPVFTGLLFAGRAGSALTAEIGLMKSTEQLSGMEMMAVNPMKYIIGPRFLAGVIAVPLLTSIFMAIAILGGFFVATEMLGIYEGVFWSQMQNNVDFYTDVINGMIKSLVFGFVVVWIAVFEGFDCMPTSEGLGQATTRTVVHGSLAVLGLDFILTALMFSV, from the coding sequence ATTGGTGACATGTTACAGAAAGTTGGTTACAAAACACTAAGCCGGTTCAGCCGGGTAGGTAGAGCTACCCTGTTCCTGTGGCAGGTTCTGTTAAGTTTGCCCTATATGATTCAACGGCCTAAATTATTAATTCGCCAGTTATATTATGTGGGTGTGCAAACCCTGTTAATTATTCTGGTGGCAGGTTTGTTTGTTGGTATGGTGCTGGCCTTGCAGGCCTATATTGTACTGGTGGATTTTGGTGCGGAAGACTCGATTAGTTTGATGGTTTCTTTGAGTATTTTGCGCGAACTTGGCCCGGTATTTACAGGTTTGCTATTTGCGGGTCGAGCAGGCTCAGCATTAACCGCCGAAATTGGTTTAATGAAAAGTACCGAGCAACTCTCCGGAATGGAAATGATGGCCGTTAATCCGATGAAATATATTATCGGACCGCGTTTTCTTGCGGGTGTGATAGCGGTGCCTTTATTGACCAGTATATTTATGGCTATCGCTATTTTAGGTGGTTTTTTTGTAGCTACTGAAATGCTGGGAATTTATGAAGGTGTTTTCTGGTCGCAGATGCAGAATAATGTGGATTTTTATACCGATGTAATAAACGGCATGATTAAAAGTCTGGTATTTGGTTTTGTTGTGGTATGGATAGCGGTTTTTGAAGGTTTTGACTGTATGCCTACCTCGGAAGGTCTGGGGCAGGCAACGACCCGTACGGTAGTGCATGGTTCTTTAGCGGTGTTAGGGCTGGATTTTATACTAACAGCGCTGATGTTTAGTGTATAA
- a CDS encoding phospholipid ABC transporter ATP-binding protein MlaF (ABC transporter maintaining outer membrane lipid asymmetry) has translation MDIVRGKVTAIMGPSGTGKTTLLKLIGGQLKPDSGTVFVDGENVHELSQSALYELRRRTMGMLFQSGALLTDLSVYDNVAFPLREHTSLPEAAIHHLILLKLEAVGLRGARHLMPAELSGGMARRVALARAIALDPQMILFDEPFTGQDPISMGVLVKLIHDMNHALGMTSVVVSHDVNETASISDYIYVISDGKVVQSGTPDELAHSSSAWVKQFLDGDADGPVPFHYAANTLMDDLMESVKSVKS, from the coding sequence ATGGATATTGTGCGAGGTAAAGTCACGGCGATAATGGGCCCAAGTGGCACGGGTAAAACAACTCTGTTGAAGTTAATAGGGGGGCAGCTTAAACCCGATTCGGGCACTGTTTTTGTAGATGGTGAAAACGTACACGAGTTAAGTCAGTCGGCATTGTATGAATTACGCCGACGTACCATGGGTATGTTATTCCAAAGTGGTGCCCTGTTAACCGATCTGTCTGTATACGACAATGTCGCTTTTCCTCTGCGTGAGCATACGTCATTACCTGAAGCAGCTATCCATCATTTAATATTACTTAAGCTTGAAGCAGTAGGTTTACGCGGAGCACGGCACCTGATGCCCGCTGAACTGTCAGGTGGCATGGCTCGCCGTGTTGCTCTGGCGCGTGCGATTGCGCTTGATCCGCAGATGATTCTGTTTGATGAGCCCTTTACTGGCCAGGATCCAATATCTATGGGAGTGTTGGTAAAACTGATCCATGATATGAATCATGCGCTGGGAATGACCTCGGTGGTGGTGTCCCATGACGTTAATGAGACAGCCAGCATTTCTGATTATATTTATGTGATTTCAGATGGAAAAGTTGTGCAAAGCGGCACCCCTGATGAACTTGCACATTCAAGCTCTGCCTGGGTGAAGCAGTTTCTCGATGGGGACGCGGATGGGCCTGTACCTTTTCATTATGCTGCCAATACATTAATGGATGATTTAATGGAAAGCGTAAAGAGTGTTAAATCATGA
- a CDS encoding calcium/sodium antiporter (YrbG; inner membrane protein involved in cell envelope integrity; putative sodium ion/calcium ion exchanger; in E. coli it is non essential for cell viability; member of the YRBG family of cation/Ca2+ exchangers), translating to MLIDFTAILAGFALLIWSADLFVTGASATARNLGVSPLIIGLTIVGFGTSAPEMLVASIAAYGGNPGLAIGNAIGSNITNIALVLGATAVIVPLTVHSSILKREYPLLIAATLLAVVLMATDNALSTIDGILMMLLLFVLMTWVVYQALEQRKCVAGNECDVDPLSSEFDQEIPDDMPMGKAIWLLLSGIVLLLISSKMLVWGAINVATAFGVSDLIIGLTIVAIGTSLPELAASIMSARKGEHDIALGNVIGSNMFNTLGVLGLAAIINPSELADGVLTRDLPLMVTLTVIMFIMAFGRRSSAGEITRVEGSILLAIFITYEVVLYFSATA from the coding sequence ATTCTAATTGATTTTACCGCTATTCTCGCGGGCTTTGCCCTGCTTATCTGGAGTGCCGACCTTTTCGTCACTGGCGCATCGGCCACTGCACGTAATCTGGGAGTTTCACCTCTGATTATAGGCCTGACCATCGTCGGCTTCGGCACATCGGCTCCTGAAATGCTGGTGGCCAGTATTGCAGCCTATGGTGGCAACCCGGGACTAGCGATAGGTAATGCAATCGGCTCCAATATCACTAATATAGCACTGGTTCTGGGCGCTACCGCAGTTATCGTACCGTTAACCGTGCACTCAAGCATACTTAAACGAGAATACCCTCTACTAATTGCTGCCACCTTATTAGCGGTTGTTTTAATGGCTACTGATAATGCATTAAGCACAATAGACGGTATTTTAATGATGCTGTTACTGTTTGTACTCATGACCTGGGTTGTTTATCAGGCATTAGAACAGAGAAAATGTGTTGCTGGAAATGAGTGTGATGTAGATCCTTTAAGCTCAGAATTTGATCAGGAAATTCCTGATGATATGCCCATGGGCAAGGCGATCTGGTTACTATTAAGCGGTATTGTGCTACTGCTTATCAGCTCCAAGATGCTGGTATGGGGAGCGATTAACGTCGCAACCGCATTTGGCGTGAGTGACTTAATTATAGGCCTGACTATTGTAGCTATTGGCACTAGCTTGCCTGAACTGGCAGCTTCAATTATGAGCGCCCGTAAAGGTGAACACGATATTGCTCTGGGCAATGTAATTGGATCAAATATGTTCAATACATTGGGTGTACTCGGCCTGGCAGCAATCATAAACCCATCAGAGCTTGCAGATGGTGTTTTAACTCGCGACCTGCCCTTAATGGTGACCCTGACCGTAATTATGTTTATTATGGCATTTGGGCGACGAAGTAGTGCGGGGGAAATCACCCGGGTAGAAGGCTCTATTTTACTTGCTATATTTATTACCTATGAAGTCGTTTTATACTTTAGTGCCACAGCATAA